A stretch of DNA from Erwinia aphidicola:
CAAGGCTGGCAACTTTCCCCTGCAGCGCGGCGCTCAGCCCGGTGACCCGCTCGCGCGCGACGTTGGAGTCCTCCGGCCCGGAGACCACCACCACGCGCTGCGCCTGCTGCTCCAGCAGATAGCGCCCGGCCTGCAGGCCGCAGTCGAGGTTATCGATATAGACGCCGCTGCACGAGCTGATATCCAGCTCACGGTCAACGAGGATCACCGGAATGTTTAGCGCCTCAAGGCGTTGCAGATAGGCTGGATGATAGTTGCAGTCGGAGGAGAGCACCGAAAGCACAATGGCATCGACGTTATAACCGATCAGCTTATCAATGATGCGGTTCTCCAGCTCCACCGATTCTCTGGAGTCAAATACCAGCGTATCGTAGCCGGCTTTCTCGGCTTCCTCGGTCATCAGGCGCGTCAGCCCGCCAAAGAACGGATTATTCATATCCGGGTTGACGATGCCGATGGTTTTGCTGTCGCGCGCGCGCAGATTGCGCGCGGCGGTATTCACCACATAGCCCATTTCGGCGGCGGTCTCCAGCACGCGCTTCAGCGTTTCAGGATGCACCTTATCCGGATGTGAAAATGCGCGGGATACGGTGATTTTACTGACGTTTGACTGCATGGCCACACTCTCCAGCGTGGCCTTCACTTTCCTGCCTGGCGTCAATTTATGCTCCCGATTCGCGACGTTAAAAAGTCATCATTTTGTACCATTTGCGCATCATGACAGATTGCCTGACAGGTTGCGAATGTTGTCGCGGCTATCCCGCTCTTTTCACCCGGGGATCGGTGAAGATATCCAGATCGTCACGGCTCTCTGACGAGAACTCCGACACCACCGCACCGCAATCGCCTGCCTGGAACCAGTGGCGGGTATTCGGGGCAATGGTGTACTGCTCGCCGGGGCGCAGCAGGATATAGCGTG
This window harbors:
- a CDS encoding LacI family DNA-binding transcriptional regulator; this translates as MTPGRKVKATLESVAMQSNVSKITVSRAFSHPDKVHPETLKRVLETAAEMGYVVNTAARNLRARDSKTIGIVNPDMNNPFFGGLTRLMTEEAEKAGYDTLVFDSRESVELENRIIDKLIGYNVDAIVLSVLSSDCNYHPAYLQRLEALNIPVILVDRELDISSCSGVYIDNLDCGLQAGRYLLEQQAQRVVVVSGPEDSNVARERVTGLSAALQGKVASLEVLYADFYMDVAAQVTGHYLDNHAPPDVFVGCNNQISLGIIKSCIDRQLVPMRDVSLFSIDEISHAAIYGFHFPCIAHDLHEIAWQAINLAIRRATESAIKPGKVIVRGKIVLP